The stretch of DNA GAAAGCCACAAAATATCAATCAATCATCCCGGCGCTTTATTCATTACCAAACAAATAAAGCAGCAAACTGGCTACCTCTAAAAGATAAAATCTATTCGTCGCAATTCAGTCATTTTCTTCAAAAAGCATACACATAAGTTCAAGTATATTTATTCGCAGAAAAAGGATTTTGAGATTCTCAATGATGACCATGAAAATCAGGGGTGGACCTCCGGATAGTTCAGGCTTTGGGATCGGTTGCACCGTCAAGTACGATTGCCCGTAGCCTCCGAAACTCGTGATCGGTTGTGCCAGCTAAGCCCGCGCTACGGTTTGCCACTCTTCAATCAAGGCCGAGGGTACCCTCAAATCAATCCCATCTCCGCCCACCGTCGACAGGGTCAACCGCAACGGAATTTCAGCTCGCAGCTCTGGCAGCAAGGGCTGGAGATCGTACTGTCCAACATTGGGTTCAGGAGCCGCCTCATTGGTAAAGATCGGACCAGAGGCATCCGCCGCCGTCAGGGTCTGGCCCAGGGAATTGGTCAGGGTGAGGGGTTGGCTGCGATCAATGGTGACCAGACCGGGAAAGCCCACCAGGCGCAGGGCAACGCTGGTGGTACCGCCGGGGCGGATGCGTTTGAAGGCGATCGCCTGCCAGCTGTTCCCATGCTGGTCTTTCAGCGTTTGCCGCGACTGGTAGACCACCTGCCCCGGGGCTTCCTCCAGTTGGCGAATGGCCGCCGCCGCGCTGGGAGGGTTGAAGAGCCCTAATCCGAGCCAGAGGTCTAGAATCACGGCCCCTAACCACAACAGCCCAAAAAATGCTTTTCTCACAGAACTCTGCATAAAGAGGCTTCCCACGCTAGCGATAGCGACCCAGGGAGAATGACCGGGGCGGATTTGCAATACTCCTTAGTAA from Leptolyngbya sp. KIOST-1 encodes:
- a CDS encoding DUF3122 domain-containing protein — encoded protein: MRKAFFGLLWLGAVILDLWLGLGLFNPPSAAAAIRQLEEAPGQVVYQSRQTLKDQHGNSWQAIAFKRIRPGGTTSVALRLVGFPGLVTIDRSQPLTLTNSLGQTLTAADASGPIFTNEAAPEPNVGQYDLQPLLPELRAEIPLRLTLSTVGGDGIDLRVPSALIEEWQTVARA